One segment of Spiroplasma cantharicola DNA contains the following:
- the xseA gene encoding exodeoxyribonuclease VII large subunit, producing the protein MTEMIFKITDFTDMLKEYLENSNTFKNVNVKGEVANLTLNKTGHIYFSLKDSQAKIDCAIWKTNASVFTNLNIREGTEVIARGSLSYYKPTGKITFIVYDVRVDGVGELALLYDKRYKELQEQGWFLDEFKKPITKFPNNIGIVTAATGDAIKDLITTIKRRYPPVNIFLFPSLVQGDGAAKDIAKKIKQANNFKIKIDTLIVGRGGGSYEDLWSFNEMEVLQAIKESEIPVISGVGHEPDITLADYVSDFRASTPTAAGEKATPDTESVLQALSTKTNDFAKVLKNKIEKIIIEVDNFSAKLQLSIKSKFNQMINNFKNTSINFNSIIINKLNFINTSFENNILIWKKSLANKLEKNIIELKTYEEKIELQSPYLPLSKGYSILKQENKVIRSVKDVSKNQLINAVLKDGTVNFKLEEGNE; encoded by the coding sequence ATGACAGAAATGATCTTTAAAATTACAGACTTTACAGATATGTTAAAAGAATATCTTGAGAATTCAAATACTTTTAAAAATGTAAATGTAAAAGGAGAAGTTGCAAATTTAACTCTTAATAAAACAGGACATATTTATTTTTCGCTTAAAGATAGTCAAGCAAAAATTGATTGTGCGATTTGAAAAACTAATGCTAGTGTTTTTACTAATTTAAATATTCGAGAAGGAACTGAAGTAATTGCAAGAGGTTCTTTATCATATTATAAACCAACAGGAAAAATTACTTTTATAGTTTATGATGTGAGAGTTGATGGAGTTGGTGAACTTGCTCTTTTATATGATAAAAGATATAAGGAGTTGCAAGAGCAAGGTTGATTTCTAGATGAATTTAAAAAACCAATTACTAAATTTCCAAACAATATAGGAATTGTAACAGCTGCAACAGGAGATGCTATAAAAGATTTAATTACAACAATTAAAAGAAGATATCCTCCTGTAAATATATTTTTATTCCCTTCATTAGTTCAAGGTGATGGAGCAGCAAAAGATATAGCTAAAAAAATAAAACAAGCAAATAACTTTAAAATAAAAATTGATACTTTAATTGTTGGAAGAGGTGGGGGAAGTTACGAAGATCTTTGATCATTTAATGAAATGGAAGTTCTTCAAGCAATTAAAGAAAGTGAAATACCAGTAATTAGTGGTGTTGGTCATGAACCAGATATAACTCTAGCAGATTATGTTTCTGATTTTAGAGCTTCCACACCAACAGCTGCAGGAGAAAAAGCTACTCCTGATACAGAGAGTGTATTGCAAGCTTTATCTACAAAAACAAATGACTTTGCTAAAGTATTAAAAAATAAAATAGAAAAAATTATTATAGAAGTTGATAACTTTTCAGCAAAGTTACAATTAAGTATAAAATCTAAATTTAATCAAATGATAAATAACTTTAAAAATACTTCAATAAATTTTAATTCAATTATTATAAATAAACTAAATTTCATCAATACTAGTTTTGAAAATAATATTTTAATTTGAAAAAAAAGTTTAGCAAATAAATTAGAAAAAAATATTATAGAATTAAAAACTTATGAAGAAAAAATTGAATTACAAAGTCCTTATTTACCTTTATCAAAGGGATATTCAATTTTAAAACAAGAAAATAAAGTTATTAGATCAGTTAAAGATGTATCAAAAAATCAACTTATTAATGCTGTATTAAAAGATGGAACTGTTAATTTTAAATTAGAGGAAGGAAATGAATAA
- a CDS encoding 1-deoxy-D-xylulose-5-phosphate synthase N-terminal domain-containing protein, which translates to MKLIDLKNFKDLYQLKDNENLKQLAQEIRFFLNDFVKKNKGHIGSNLGVVELTLSILVYYNLDNSIVLFDTGHQSHVYKLLIHGIKKFNTLKKFKGLSNFQEIQESEHDWISTGHSSTSIAYQFGYALASNKENIISIIGDAAFLGSYTLPGLINLQNTNKKTITILNDNNQAIGENSIKIKDMKMYIESLGLKYIKCNDGNNFDQLFSAFDQAKKETKHVFIHCITKKALGYSGEEILFENHSLEAIIPNNYSKLVSSELEKYFTKNDYLVCPAMISSSNFNNLKNKFNQNVIDVGINEEFSVLTACAIANTSKKTFISIYSTFFQRIFDQLVHDVFRNNLAITFLIDRGGLSYGGGVSHHGIYDLSLINNFNQAIVCQPYSINDLKQMVKQAYITNNKQFFLRYENLEAIEDGSNSQFEIGEWEELIFNKTNSTTLISYGNVLNEFKEYIEKNKLNINLINARYINPIDTKLINKHLNNKIYVYEQVINKNNLFTNIKNKYNNFNIYNFSFDKINIKHGEKELLLKDLEMDVESIIKKILGV; encoded by the coding sequence ATGAAATTAATAGACTTAAAAAATTTTAAAGATTTATATCAACTGAAAGATAATGAAAATTTAAAACAACTAGCACAAGAAATTAGATTTTTTTTAAATGACTTTGTAAAAAAAAATAAAGGTCATATTGGAAGTAATCTTGGAGTTGTTGAATTAACATTATCAATTTTAGTCTATTATAATCTAGATAATTCAATTGTCTTATTTGATACAGGTCATCAATCTCATGTTTATAAACTTTTAATTCATGGAATTAAAAAATTTAATACATTAAAAAAGTTTAAAGGTTTAAGTAATTTTCAAGAAATTCAAGAATCAGAACATGATTGAATTAGTACAGGACATAGTTCAACTTCAATTGCCTATCAATTTGGTTATGCATTGGCTAGTAATAAGGAAAACATTATTTCAATTATAGGAGATGCTGCTTTTTTAGGTTCATATACATTACCAGGTTTAATTAATTTACAAAATACAAATAAAAAAACAATTACAATATTAAATGATAATAATCAAGCAATTGGAGAAAATTCAATAAAGATAAAAGATATGAAAATGTATATTGAATCTTTGGGTCTAAAATACATTAAATGTAATGATGGAAATAATTTTGACCAATTATTTAGTGCCTTTGATCAAGCAAAAAAAGAAACTAAACATGTTTTTATTCATTGTATTACTAAAAAAGCCTTGGGATATAGTGGTGAAGAAATTTTATTTGAAAATCATTCTCTAGAAGCGATAATTCCAAATAATTATTCTAAGCTAGTATCTAGTGAATTAGAAAAATACTTTACAAAAAATGATTATTTAGTTTGTCCAGCAATGATAAGTTCTTCAAATTTTAATAATCTAAAAAATAAATTCAATCAAAATGTAATTGATGTAGGAATCAATGAAGAATTTAGTGTTCTAACAGCTTGTGCAATTGCAAATACAAGTAAAAAAACATTTATATCAATTTATTCAACGTTTTTTCAAAGGATTTTTGATCAATTAGTTCACGATGTTTTTAGAAATAATCTTGCAATTACTTTTTTAATTGATAGGGGAGGTTTAAGTTATGGTGGGGGAGTTAGTCATCATGGAATTTATGATTTATCTCTTATTAATAACTTTAATCAAGCAATAGTTTGTCAACCATATAGCATAAATGATTTGAAACAGATGGTTAAACAAGCTTATATAACAAACAATAAGCAGTTTTTTTTGAGATATGAAAATCTAGAAGCAATTGAAGATGGTTCAAATTCCCAATTTGAAATAGGTGAATGAGAAGAGTTAATTTTTAATAAAACAAATTCCACTACTTTAATTAGTTATGGAAATGTACTTAATGAATTTAAAGAATATATAGAAAAAAATAAATTAAATATTAATTTAATAAATGCTCGATATATTAATCCAATTGATACAAAGTTAATAAATAAACATTTAAATAATAAAATTTATGTTTATGAACAAGTTATTAATAAAAATAATTTATTTACAAATATTAAAAATAAATATAATAATTTTAATATTTATAACTTTTCATTTGATAAAATTAATATAAAGCATGGTGAAAAAGAATTATTATTAAAGGATTTAGAAATGGATGTTGAATCCATTATAAAGAAAATATTAGGAGTGTAA
- a CDS encoding glucosamine-6-phosphate deaminase, translating into MRVITTKNYEDMSNKALELFIDIINKDEHKKRINVALTGGKTPLLFYKKLISNLDKINELERIHFYNFDEIPYKNDLSKGITIDDLERIFYSLTKIDEGNIHKMNILNWKEHIKQLETDGGLDLVLLGIGIDGHFCGNLSGVTKFGDKTRLIKNKDLENNISVPKLDNNLFHDEYVTMGPREIMATKNIIMIANGENKAEIIDQLLNGPVVEDIPSTILTLHPYFNLIIDEDANKIAKK; encoded by the coding sequence ATGAGAGTTATTACAACAAAAAATTATGAAGATATGAGTAATAAGGCTTTAGAACTATTTATTGATATTATTAACAAAGATGAACATAAAAAAAGAATCAACGTTGCTTTAACTGGAGGAAAAACTCCTTTGCTATTTTATAAAAAATTAATAAGTAACTTAGATAAAATTAATGAATTAGAAAGAATTCACTTTTACAATTTTGATGAGATTCCTTATAAAAATGATCTTTCAAAGGGTATTACTATTGATGATTTAGAAAGAATATTTTATTCATTGACAAAAATAGATGAAGGAAATATTCATAAAATGAATATATTAAATTGAAAGGAACACATTAAACAATTGGAAACTGATGGAGGTTTAGATTTAGTTTTGTTAGGTATTGGCATTGATGGTCATTTTTGTGGAAATTTATCTGGAGTTACAAAATTTGGAGATAAAACAAGATTAATTAAAAATAAGGATTTGGAAAATAATATCAGCGTTCCAAAATTAGATAATAACTTATTTCATGACGAATATGTAACTATGGGGCCTAGAGAAATAATGGCAACAAAAAATATTATTATGATTGCTAATGGAGAAAATAAAGCAGAAATTATTGATCAGTTATTAAATGGTCCGGTTGTTGAAGATATTCCCTCTACAATACTAACATTACACCCTTATTTCAATTTAATTATTGACGAAGATGCAAACAAAATTGCAAAAAAATAA
- a CDS encoding lipoprotein, protein MKKLLTILTGLSIIVTPATQIVSCKITTDNTFRSFKDIEKYWGTKTHNTIIFNSEQAKSDDDKLKYINTEIKKIISNNFINQEEVNKALGNKPDNTTVKDETELIKFEFYKSNLGFLIGNEEKLITFLTDSFQNDKSKPVEVYFKYKDPNNKENPDKLNDKYLDLKFTNIPELKKGVYKDSNSIFGNINKTIQIEKYFFNDLSDVVKQNDTKSLDSAFFKKNKKSTLKFIKGIFKAIKESSENNIDLSNTLQWVEMENPHINDEKNPKYEWKVLSPEEQFYRELLNTSADEESLLEGFGELIKELKNENSSGLKKLTWLGLTDNVFILKQ, encoded by the coding sequence ATGAAAAAATTACTTACAATTTTAACTGGCTTATCTATAATTGTTACTCCAGCAACTCAAATAGTTAGTTGTAAAATAACAACAGATAATACTTTTAGAAGTTTTAAAGATATTGAAAAATATTGAGGAACAAAAACTCATAATACAATTATTTTTAATAGTGAACAAGCAAAAAGTGATGATGATAAATTAAAATATATTAATACTGAAATAAAGAAAATTATATCTAATAATTTTATTAATCAAGAAGAAGTTAACAAGGCTTTAGGAAATAAACCAGATAATACAACAGTTAAGGATGAAACTGAATTAATTAAATTTGAATTTTATAAGTCAAATTTGGGTTTTCTAATTGGAAATGAAGAGAAACTGATTACATTTTTAACAGATAGCTTTCAAAATGATAAAAGTAAACCAGTTGAAGTTTACTTTAAGTATAAAGATCCAAATAATAAAGAAAATCCAGATAAACTTAATGATAAATATTTAGATTTAAAATTCACAAATATTCCAGAGTTAAAAAAAGGAGTTTATAAAGATAGTAATAGTATTTTTGGAAATATCAATAAAACAATTCAAATAGAAAAATATTTTTTTAATGATTTAAGTGATGTGGTAAAGCAAAATGATACAAAATCACTTGACTCAGCTTTTTTTAAAAAAAATAAAAAATCTACATTAAAATTTATAAAAGGCATTTTTAAAGCTATAAAAGAATCTTCTGAAAACAACATTGATTTATCAAATACTTTACAGTGAGTCGAAATGGAAAATCCTCATATTAATGATGAAAAAAATCCTAAATATGAATGAAAAGTATTATCTCCTGAAGAACAGTTTTATAGAGAATTATTGAACACATCTGCTGATGAAGAAAGCCTACTAGAGGGTTTTGGAGAGTTAATAAAGGAATTAAAAAATGAAAATAGTAGTGGTTTAAAAAAATTAACATGATTAGGGTTAACAGATAATGTTTTTATTTTAAAACAATAA
- a CDS encoding transcription antitermination protein NusB yields the protein MEKTISILKKRRKNTIQILYRLFLLEEDINKIKQEVLDGFQLETFEEELNNYIFDILDNTLEYKALISNLLPELWNWTRLPKIIQAILVNGVYEIKKEITPKAVIINESIELTREYLPSFETAFVNGLLDNIK from the coding sequence ATGGAAAAGACAATTAGTATATTAAAAAAAAGAAGAAAAAATACAATTCAAATTTTGTATAGACTTTTTTTATTAGAAGAAGATATCAATAAAATAAAACAAGAAGTTCTAGATGGTTTTCAATTGGAAACATTTGAAGAAGAATTAAATAATTATATTTTTGATATCTTAGATAATACACTTGAATATAAAGCATTAATCTCAAATTTACTACCTGAACTTTGAAATTGAACTAGATTACCTAAAATTATTCAAGCAATTTTAGTTAATGGAGTTTATGAAATTAAAAAGGAAATAACACCAAAGGCAGTAATTATAAATGAGAGTATAGAATTAACAAGAGAATATTTACCAAGTTTTGAAACAGCATTTGTAAATGGTCTTTTAGATAATATAAAATAA
- the xseB gene encoding exodeoxyribonuclease VII small subunit has product MNKKNFNELLDEIKNISNKLNDSNTSMEDSIELFKKGTDMIKEAKEQLTNLEGEVKKVLDNNEVTNF; this is encoded by the coding sequence ATGAATAAAAAGAATTTTAATGAACTATTAGACGAAATTAAAAATATTTCAAATAAATTAAATGACTCAAATACATCAATGGAAGATTCAATTGAATTATTTAAAAAAGGAACTGATATGATTAAGGAAGCTAAAGAACAACTAACTAATCTTGAAGGTGAAGTTAAAAAAGTTTTAGATAACAATGAAGTAACAAATTTTTAA
- a CDS encoding TlyA family RNA methyltransferase translates to MKKRLDQILLDLQLSENRNKARGFIIDGKVLVNDEKITKPGTLFDQEKVKIKITKQENEFVSRAGNKLQKAIKYWNINIENKVCLDIGSSTGGFTDCCLQHKAKYVYAVDVGTNQLDWKLRSNEKVKSLEKTNFRNVNKSFFEKEINFFCCDVSFISVEKILLPLKDIVNENVTGIILIKPQFESDREDVKNGKINSKEGHIKAIKRVINYCNQNLFSIIDLNWSPILGSKKKNIEYLCYIKKINELQNSFNINLIEQLVNECWEFFENNGEE, encoded by the coding sequence ATGAAAAAAAGACTTGATCAAATTTTATTAGATTTGCAATTGTCAGAAAACAGAAATAAGGCTAGGGGATTTATAATTGATGGTAAAGTTTTAGTTAATGATGAAAAAATAACTAAACCTGGAACACTATTTGATCAGGAAAAAGTAAAAATTAAAATAACTAAACAAGAAAATGAATTTGTAAGTAGAGCAGGTAATAAACTACAAAAAGCAATTAAATATTGAAATATTAATATTGAGAATAAAGTTTGTCTAGATATTGGTTCTTCAACTGGTGGTTTTACTGATTGTTGTTTACAACATAAGGCAAAATATGTCTATGCAGTTGATGTGGGTACTAATCAATTGGATTGAAAATTAAGAAGTAATGAAAAGGTTAAATCTTTAGAAAAAACAAATTTTAGAAATGTAAATAAAAGTTTTTTTGAAAAAGAAATTAATTTTTTTTGTTGTGATGTTAGTTTTATTTCTGTTGAAAAAATTCTTTTACCTTTAAAAGATATAGTAAATGAAAATGTAACAGGAATTATTTTAATTAAACCTCAATTTGAGTCAGATCGTGAAGATGTTAAAAATGGAAAAATTAATTCAAAAGAAGGACATATTAAAGCAATTAAAAGAGTTATTAACTATTGTAATCAAAATCTTTTTTCTATAATCGATCTTAATTGATCGCCAATACTTGGTAGTAAGAAAAAAAATATTGAATATTTGTGTTATATTAAAAAAATAAATGAGTTGCAAAATAGCTTTAATATAAATTTAATTGAGCAATTGGTAAATGAATGTTGGGAGTTTTTTGAAAATAATGGAGAAGAATAA